The genome window CTTTTACCCTAATGGTGGAATATCCATGCCCGGTTGCGATTCTAACGCCTGTGATCATGCAAGAAGTTACTTTTACTTTGCAGAGTCTCTGAAATCAGGAGGTTTCACTGGAAGACAATGCCACAATTATTACGCTGCTGTATTAGGCCTGTGTGATTTTCTACCTGGGGCTCTGCAAATGGGTGGATTAAGGCCAAAAACTGGGTTCGTACCAACAACATACTAGTATATGATGTCAGAGTTAAATAATAGATAAttaaccatattttttttatttcagggcTACCGGAGTGTATCTACTCGACACAAATGCGACACCACCATTTTCACAAGGATagaaaaagtcatgaaattgttattttgtgtttttattttattaaataaatatcacTAGCTCATTTTACATTGTTAATACCCACTTTGGAACTAACTAAGCCTTGAAGCAATAAATAGGACACGTAACATCAGTGAGAGCAATACGCGCTTGTGGCAAGCTAAAGCTTATCTAGGAAATGCTTTTTTGTACTTAGGTCTATAACGTCAATATTATCACAGTTGGTTGGGATGCCTTAGGTTTTTGGGACCTCGTCTTTGTGAATCTGTACTGGTTTCTGGGGTTGAGTCAGTTGTGGGCCTGACTGTAGTAGTTCCATTTAGTTTAATTGGAATGTCCAGGAGGCCACTGATGAAGGCTATCCCTTGTTCCGCAGTCTTGTATACTCCTAATAAGAATGACTCAGCATCAAAAGTTGGAGTTTCTTCTTCCTCCTCATCACCTTCTTCTTCAGGTCTGGAAGAAgacaattaatttttaaataaagacaaaaaataaatttgatcaCCCGTCGTGTTATTTACACTAGCAATATTAATGCAACTATTGTCATGTATAAAGTTGgtgataacataaaatatatattatgtaatgtgtCGCTACTCACTCTTCTGGTTTTGCCGGAGGGTCTTCCATTTCCATGCCACCAGCAGTCGACTTGAAGCATCCAATAGGGAATGTCAGTTGTGATTCTTTGAGAAGCATGGGTTCGATGTCCAGACATCCTCTGAGGCCGTCTGATGTTGGAGCCAGGTCACTGAATTTGGCACACACTTGGGCCAAATTTCCAAAGACTTCCAAGCAAATCGGTGCCGGGTTGGTCCCTGTAAATTGATAGTAATggcatttataaatataaattcacTAACGAGCTATTTTAGCAATGATTAACATTGCataaagttttaatattttgtttaaaaaaaagccATTTAAATATGGAGCTTTGTGCCTCGCCCTcttcaacaaaatatatatggtTTATTTGAacgaattattataaacaaatcaaAGAAAAAAGTTTCAAATTCAAAAAGTCACCTTTAATTTTTGAGTTGTGGAGAAGATTCTTTCCGTAGGACACGTTGACTGAGAATCCTTCTTCAGGAGATAAGTACTTCATGTGGACGCATCCTAatacagaaaaaatatattaattgacATCATgatgatttcaaatcattttttcgCCCCAGAAAAAGAACACAAATACTGTTTTAATGCTCTAAAGCTATAAAGTTATAACTAGAGACTCTTTTATTGGCAATTCTATTGTATTAACATAGAGTTACATTTTcggtattttgatttttttcagcATTTCGGATTCCCgatctttatattatattccttGCCTAatctgccctagtagacaaaaTGGCAAGcgatcgtaaacgctaacaaaatgtatgcaatttgacataatatgtcatcgcttcgctagcgaatactaatgtcaaatctcatacattttgtggcgttggcgttggcgtttacgataatcgctcgccacttgtctaggccctgAACGTTTTAACATAAATCATGACTTTCAAGAACAAGTGCAACTTTCGAAACCTTTTTACATATTGGCATTAAACAAATGTAGAGTTTTGTTCTTAGATCAATTAATATACATAACTTGACCTTACCTGGTCCTCCAAGGTCCACAAAGGTGATGTTGAAGTCGACACAGCAGACACAAGCTGGGCCCTTGCACATACAGTTTCTGTTGGGCTGATCATTCCTGAGCTCGGGTACTTCGATCAGCTTCTTACCATCCTCCCAGTCCAGAAAATCTGTAAAAAGGCATGAAGATTACAGAAATTGATTGAGAAATGTAGGTACCTACTCGTGACTTTGGACTATCCTattgtagtatttttaataattaccaTGAAATCATAGGGAAAATGGGATAAATCCATTACAATGAAAGTTAGTTCAATGAAAGTGAGAAAACATGGGAATCCTAAAACCTACAAGAGAAAATACAATAGACGCCTTACATACAACAAACTCACGCCTTGTACAAAGTAGTTCTATAGAACACCACAGACATCCCattcagtaataataataataatagctcccacaccggtttcggtgacggtggccggtttcattgaaaccaggccagctacgcaggagtaatttttatagtgcccaagtgtgtgcgcagtacacaagagcactctctattcctttactctcataacccagtgggacggacgaccgacacgactggcgagagatcaggcgcaggaccgactttttacatgcccatccgacgcatggatcatcttacttgtcagacaatcaggtgatcagcctgcattgtcctaaccaaacttggaaataacatgtttccaacgcgggaatcgaacccacgacctccgagtcaagagccgcgctctataccactagaccacggaggcgtttccCATTCAGTAACCAATATATAATTACGTACTACGTAGgcagtatttaatttaagttttatgtatcttttgaatttaaattaacaGTATTGAAGTGTACATTGAAGTAGGTACATAACttgtaatgaaactttttaatcgggacttaacgcgacttatttaagtagtaatgctactacgagtacatactttttctcaacgtttcggccgtgttgcaacggctgtggtcacgaggggactcatTTTCTAATAATATCCGGCCCGTATCGGTtattaagataacattttaaactttcgcgttgcattataatgaaacttttttttgagtcccctcgtgaccacggccgttgcaacacggccgaaacgtcgagaaaaagtatgtactcgtagtagcattactacttaaataagtcgcgttaagtcccgattaaaaagtttcattataatgcaacacgaaagtttaaaatgttatcataACTTGTAATGCAGTGAAGTAACACAACATGTATTATAAAGCCTTAGAGAAATGTCCATGTTTATGGGCATTTCTGGAGGCAAACGAAACAGGATGCTCGTGAAActcccattaaatattaatgccCAATAAACTTTCCTTATTAAAATGTCGTACATAAACACGCCGGCGCCATATTTAAATATAGCACTTTCACATCATATCTCTACTTTCACTGCGCGGGTCGTTGCTCCGACCAATTGCCTAAAGTTATATCTGTTATGTAAAAGTTAGATATTAGGATGCAACTGAGTAACAAATAATAGTTCTATGACGTTGAAGAAACATGGATTTTTTTGTCGTTTCACATACCTAGtcaaatatatagtaatattttcattgaaaaATTATATGATTCATATGTTACATTTATTAATCTTAAATCACTTAACAATTAAATTGACAaacacttataataatatgccgTGCTTATTAAGtgcttaataaattaaattaaatgatgTTACTTAGGCGCttcaggtatataatattatgaaaaaggcAGAAAGATTGTTAAGAAGTAGGATAATAACTATTTATAATCCTTATGTTAAATTCTAcctatgaaaaattaaaaatataattaatagtattttattattattttgaaagttCACAGCAacaaaagcataatatttaattttatatgatAGTTAGATGTAAGGACACTATTCAGAATACAACAATAACAATACTGAATCATTTAAAACTTAAGCTCTTGGCATGCATAAAAAACTAAATGCTTTAAAAAAGAAGACGTAGAAAAAtttaagtagataataattaatattatgaaattaataaataaattcatctTAATTCCTGctaataattgaaaaaacatatCTAATTAACTCACCCAAAATACTCGCGGTATTCGCCAGAGCCAGGAACGCGACGAACAGAGAGAGCGTCACTTTGCCCGCCATACTCGTAAAAGTGCAAAAAATGAGCAATATTCAGTAGAAAGAGGTGAGCCGAGTCAGAGCCGAGCCAACACTGGTCctgccgccgcgccgcgccctcACCACGCGAGTGAAAACGAGATGCATCCAGATGCAACGTGAAagcttcattttttttaaattacgtaaACGCGTAAAAAATACGCAATTTTTTTAGGTAAAGTTTTACGGGTggcttgtttttgtttttagtttattttttttcaatcaaaTTTCGTTTTTTTGTCATTGTCGATATTCAATCGACAATGATGAATCACGCTACCACAAGCTTAAAAGAAGTTGTGTTTTTTAAATAGACATGAAACCAACAAgcataaatataattaagtataactaGAAGAATTAAATAACGAGTTTGATAACAAATGTgtaaaatgtaacaattttcACCAAATGTCCGATTAATGAACGGTAACAAAATGATAAGTGTTCACGAATTTCCTCGACAATTCGTCAATACTTTGTAatgcataataaataataatgtttactaTTTAGCAATACTATGTACCGTACTTTCACACTTTCAGaagattatacaatatattattaagaaaaTCCTTACAATTCGCATACAGTGCCTCATTTTGAAAATAACTCCGGGTACTAagtgtttataaataaaaaaaaatatggtaacAGAACCTCAAATTGTACTctaaataatatactaatttGGGTTAATTATACACACTGCAATTATACCTTCTTTCCTTTTATTAAGATCCTTttctgtttttaataaaaaaatcgtttaCATCATATTTTGCATTgcagtcgtctacaggaggttccgaagACGACTTCcaaacacgtcgcgccccacgtcgcagacaatacgtgtttagtgttagtgttagttttagtataattgtataacatacatacaattatattatacggtatttataataatatgggccaaggtgcctgacttaaataaataaattaaattaaatataaaaatatgtttcataCACCCCACAGAATGAATGaaactataaattaaaaaaataaacaatgtatGCCATAATATTTCTCGAACCTAttatacatgggcgtaccgaggggggctgccccccctggatcatgttgacgtccctactaagtatattattttgtactttatctataaaaattaaaaattaagaaaactaatttttgccatttgtttgcaatacaatatttttacaacaaaaaaatattaattttttattctttataaacacctagcatatataaatctgatttgccccccccccccctggcccagaacctgggtaatttgccccccctggcagAGAACCTGGGTAGATttgatgtaatataatatatcaatagACAAACAATATAAATCAATAGAGCAAGTTTTATTGCCAAGTGCACCGCATCGTCCCACTTCGAGGTCAACGAACTCATCAGATCAAGATCTCGACTCTTACTTTGATTTCCTTTCGAGTCTCCTTTTTATGCTGTTTATGTATTTACTGACTACTTCATAGTAAACAACATAAAAAGTACTATCCTCCCCATTAGATAATTCTTGCTTGTTATAGCTGTTGATAAAGTAATCTTGCTGAGTAGGTATATAAAACAGGTTCAAATTAAattaggccggcaacgcacctgcaactcttctgatgttgcgattgtccctgggcgacggtagttgctttccatcaggagaccagttcgctcgtttgcccacttattttataaaaaataatttaaatgcgaAAATTTGTGTCTGCACATATTCTGTCAGCCAGTCTATCTATTTGTTtactcttcacgcttaagctacaaaagtttttatgaatatactttaagtcccgttaaaggacataatatgatactttttgtcctggaaaggagtaaacgaattttggcggaacgaaattgaaataattttaaatgggtagtatttaatcgagtgactgtaaattacagttttaggtgtcaaaattactaaatttgggtggtgtaaaccccgtttatatataaaaatcattaataaattacacgaattataatccttaacggaacgtcaaaggaatgggtaaaattttaatggcgacctataccaaaaaaaaaaacatctggcttcaattatgattcgacggagccccgcgtagcgtacgcggggctcctacttctgggtggtttacaaaaaaaataaccacgatggcttcgctgcgctacgccgtctaacctaacccaaaaaagtcgtattggtccgcagcccaactcacctgactgcaacgattcgtcgtcccgcccccattcgaattcgcacgcatttaacaatacatatgtagttttcattaaaacacgtatcaaaatataaaatataaagcctcaaatagaatatcagtaactaattatcattaataaagcagctcacaaaagtttgctcaaaatgaactttttagtagctcgtaataaataacctcacttagaaaaattgaatctatatttaatattgaagttgcccgctatgtatttccagtcgctcacttagtaatacagtcgctcggatagaatttaattatctgaaatagattaatcgcaatccacattttgtaagctcgttctggactttattataaatcaatattagtcgttagtttagtttatttttcgcttagtcaaattaataccgctcatgttgttaaaacagtatgttcatcatcagtcgcaaagtaattttttattcgctcgttttattatttcccattTTAAATTAATGGCGGCATATCAAAGCCTCTCCAactctataacggaaccctagaaATTTATGTAATCCACTTTGGGAATCCGTGCCCCTTAGTATTGTAAAATCCCCTAATTtacttacatacaatatacaggcTTTCTACTTACTACTATTACTTTCAGAATGAAAGCGCCTGCACAAACTTATCTCGCTTAATCTAGCGACAAACTTTATTTGATCTAGAGAAATGGCAATTTAAAGTATTTCTTGAAAGGCAATTAGAAAGCGGTTGACAAAATGTTTATCCACTTTTATCAAGGAAAAGGATCATGATTTTGCAAATCTGTATATTattgtgtataaaatatttccgcCGCGCTAAGCTATTGCTACGGTTATAAAAATCTACATGACGcatgcaacttcgttgcgccaaaattcctttatcgcgcggaaacagtgcatttttccgggacaaaaaatatcctatcccgggactcaaagtatctccataccaaatgtctgacaagtaagatgatccatgcgtcggatgggcatgtaaaaagtcagccctgcgcctgatctctcgccggtcgtgtcggtcttccgtcccactgggttatgagagtaaaagaatagagagtgctcttgtgtactgcgcacccacttgggcactataaaattactcctgcgcagctggcctggtttcaatgaaaccggccaccgtcatcgaaaccggtgtgggaggctgggagctattattattattacacctttcagcaaaatctgttcagcttCAGCGATtcgggtgtgaagaggtaacagacagtcaaacacacttttacatttttaatattagtgtggattagtatggatgaaaTATTAACAGATTCGTAAAATGCCTTCGATAATTAGGATACATACATTAATCAGCAGTTTAAatctacttatttaaatatctcCTCAGGATAAAAGAATacaaattactaattacaaTGCCACTTGGTATACttacaatttttgtttgcgtttAAATCAAAACGGAGCATAGTACAAAATATCATCTAATTTACAAAATGAAGTAACTGTTATGTTATTATGTTATACGCTCATGTAATAACATAATACCTATTAGCACTAAGCATTAGTTGTGTTGTCAGACGCaaaacaaacagacggacagcgaCTTTCACCGTGTAGAAAGTGACCTCGTCCACGTCTGGGAGCGGATAGAGTGGTGACGGAGTGCATTGGCTCGGGGGatcatctaaatatattttcattacaaGCTACGATTATTATCTACACCATAACCCTGCGCTGACCAGCTGAacttagccaacacgttttctttatagatcaaaaattacatttatagAATTGTCAatcaaaaataacaaaactgACATAGCGTACGACCGTTATCGACTTAACTTTTGCCAACGtatctaaatattaattgtgtTGCTACATTCTGTAAAATCTACAGATTGGTTTTAGATTGGGGCCCCATTATTTTGCTTTTCATCATGACAGGCACTAGTTTTAGAGCCGTGGACAAAAgctaatcttcttatatataaaaatggatttttatatataagaagattcgactaacacatttgagtcgcgctaaaactcgaaaacggctgaacggattgggctgattttagtcttaaaatattcgtagaagtccagggaaggttttaaaatgacacgaagttaaccgggacagctagttgttaataataattaaagtattaaataacggagttaaatttaaaaaataatcataaagacactttaatttgtttaattttaaatctccGTTCTTTTAATTAAGCTATCAAAAGGCGAATAATTTTAATACTGAATACGTTAGGTAATATTATTCCAATGAATCAACTTTTAGTGCTTTGGGGAAAGcgaaaaaatatcgaatcagagTAGGTTGATATAAAATAGTAGATCTCGTTTACGTGACCAATTCAGCGTGAACCCACTACTCATAAAAAGCGCTGCCCTATTGAGCCATCTAGAATGTTCCCTAGCGTTTGATTTTCTTACCTATGTATTTTCCTCGTGAACCTTTAAATAACGCAATATTATCTTTTGcagattttgttttgttattatattaatatggaaCATCGTCTCTGTTTATACATTTACTTGGCGTTTTCATCgcacaaaaaaactttatgtaataaaatttcaGGATGCAGGTAttgagtattttaattttaaattttatttcccTCTTCCTTAAAAAGGTATCGTGCGTGACATACGAACATACTacataatcggtcaagtgcgtcCCTGCTTTCTCTCCTTCACGGTCGTTGTAGGAGTGAGCGAGACAGACGTACCCCTCTCACATCGCATTTCACCGGCTCTAGTATTGTAGTCAGTATATCTTTTACATCGGTAACGTCTGCATTTTAGGGATTGTTGTCAAATTTTTAATTGATCGTGAGCTTACAAGGAGGTGTGACGATTTTGTTGATTACCAGCGACTACTACAAGTTATTAGAGGTAAGTGGACATAAATCAGCTGATAGGTATTCGATTTAATATTGGTGAGGTTAAACTtttcaatacaatatttaatacaagATCATTAAAATGCTTccacaaaatatataagtagaGTCCGAGTTTctgcaataataaaataatattatagcatatTATAGCtactaaaaatataaaggaatacgttattttaacaataatataacaaaacacaaACATTTAAACATCAACAAAAATCAGCTGATAAAGCTTGAtgtaaaagacatcaacgcgctcGATGTTTTCCATATACTTTTGTTTATTTCGATAATTGTTTAgacttgtataatgtatattattttaaacacatCTTAAAGAAATTTATTGGTAATCCCTACAtgttcattatattatgtagtttttattaatttcctaaaGACTCAGTTGACAGAGAAAATTTTTCGTTAACATTCTTCACTCTGATttgtaaaaaacattttataatttactttattatttaaattagtatGAGACACTGTATACAGACTAGTCCTCTAGTATTCCAGTAGAATATAAAACAGGTCTATCAATAGCTAACAGTGACAGTGACCAAATGGGAAAGTGACCCAGTGGAAAACCCGGTTATAGGACCATAGGCTTGGTGAAAATGTTTAATTATACACCAGGTCTTAATACCATTTTAAACAACAATTGTAACTTCACACATAAGcttataaaatatgttcatcggtcttattaattaaaaatatttactttaaacttattattatcaatgtttctgtatattttgtcttatcttatatataaaaatggattttcaaatgtgttagtcgcgctaaaactcgaaaacggctgaacggattgggctgattttagtcttgaaatattcgtagaagtccagggaaggttttaaagtgacacgaagttcaccgggacagctagtattatataaaaatgaatttgcaattgtgttagtaacgctataactcgataacggctggaccgattctgctaattttagttttaaaataatccttgaagtccatgCAAGGTTTTACACTttgaagtgatacgaagttcaccgggacagctagtacaatATATATTCTAAAAAGGCTCTATGTTACTCAtttaatacattatttaaaaaaaaatcactacgtccatcaatgagtttctaaaatactagagtagcaatgtcttacaaaagattctcagaaatgcgtaaccacttttttgttcaaaagacaatgtcaagtcatatattcgttatgtcattatgtatgtgagatatgcctgcaggcatcttcgaagtggcaacgcgttgctaccgtaaacttccaatctagttacgttagtaacatacaTCATCATTGACGTccatatagtaaaataatattgttaatgaaGCGAATgttcaaaatttaaacaaaatattgacGTATTAAAATATTGGAAGACTATGTCCTTATAATTATGACTAAgcccttaataattatttaactatttCTAACTTTGCGCTATGAGAAAACTCGCAGTGACGTCATTGGTCACTTTCTCTGAACCTAATATTTGTTGCGTCATGTTCGAGAAAATTCTCGAAATCTCTTTCGTCTCGAAAACTCTACTACGGAGAAAACTTTTGAACGCAAACTaaggatttaaaaaatctttaaataatgttttatctaATTTAATAGTTATTAGTGTTAGCTAAAACAAAGTATTTATTACGttatctttaaaataaaataggttgAATATTTGACAGAGAGTATTCGTGTAACATTATTTTGACATACGAATATGTAGGTGATTAAAACTCCTGCTTATCCCTCGTGTACTTAAGACTTAAAGGTACAATAAAAAGTCTATTACCTGGCGTACCCAAAAAATTGTcactttagggtcaattcagaccgcagaTGCATTtccaaatttgtatggatatgacagatttgcaagacgtctcgcgcaattgaaatctgtcaattcagtacaaatttggaaatgcatctacgcgtcgcgttgaggtctgaatcataaagttaatatacctagcggaatagagcaacaatctcgagctgtcaaacgtaaccgaaattggttttcatctatgtgaaaaatatgtgtacgtatacacttacacaagcatgattgaacatgaactctatgagattaaattgtcaacgtgcgacacgtgccgactggacgtcaaaaaaagagtgctgctgtcatgtatcacaggtctctttttaccacgctaacactgcgtggtaaaaagagacctgatagtgacatctctcttgctcagacctttgtttctctattccgctaggtatattaactttatgtttcaGACAGAAAcccgacgcgtagatgcatttctaaatttgtatggatttgacagatttgcatgacgtctcgcgcaattgaaatctgtcaattcagtacaaatttttGTTGCTTTCTGAATAGACCCTTAAATTTATTTATCTGGTTAAAATCAATTCCGTTAtaagtttttcatttattttcaggAAGGGTTGGGCCTCCAACATGAAGCTCTCCCTAGTGTTCGAGCTTCTGCTGATATTCGTGCTGCTCGCCTTCGCAGCTTCCAAGCACGTTGGTAagttattgtaccatcgaggaaattgattcctatgcagatgacggacctacgtcatcaaatcaatgttagctgtgttCGGTCGGCTGGGTTTttcataacgcgaccaaactacatacacaatagacataacgaccagtagttcgactgcaaagagacggacaggtttcaatatctgtcaaattcgtcgggtttcactaggattatgaacggaatgtgcctcgcgctggctgatataatttatttttaaatattcaaaataaagttttcaaaattggattctg of Aricia agestis chromosome 9, ilAriAges1.1, whole genome shotgun sequence contains these proteins:
- the LOC121730597 gene encoding uncharacterized protein LOC121730597, which encodes MAGKVTLSLFVAFLALANTASILDFLDWEDGKKLIEVPELRNDQPNRNCMCKGPACVCCVDFNITFVDLGGPGCVHMKYLSPEEGFSVNVSYGKNLLHNSKIKGTNPAPICLEVFGNLAQVCAKFSDLAPTSDGLRGCLDIEPMLLKESQLTFPIGCFKSTAGGMEMEDPPAKPEEPEEEGDEEEEETPTFDAESFLLGVYKTAEQGIAFISGLLDIPIKLNGTTTVRPTTDSTPETSTDSQRRGPKNLRHPNQL